A segment of the Lolium perenne isolate Kyuss_39 chromosome 3, Kyuss_2.0, whole genome shotgun sequence genome:
AATCATGATAGTGTTTCATTGCTCAATTTAGAATACAGTCCATATCTTCTTCATCCTGCAGCCGGTCCATTGCTAACAGGTATGCACTCGAGTCAATACTTCTCCAAGATCTGCTGAAATCTCAGTCAGCATGATGTTTGCATCGCCCATCATGCTTTACACTCCACGCCGTGAATTTTTGCGTGTAAAAAGTAGAAACAACAAGATCCCATCTTCTCAGGCATAGATGTCTTTTAGTCTACATCTCAGCATCTTCATCAAAGTGCAGGGTTTGTTTGATCGAATCATTGGACATCTCCACAAACAGTTCCAGTTTGTGGTCCGTTGACCACCTACAGGGCTCAGCCCGTCTCCAATAGGTAAGCAACTCCTTGTTTGGATGCTTAGTTTCATGGCTCATGAACTGCATTAGATTTATCTATGTACGTAAATATGTCTCGGCTGTGCACTTAGAAAGACGAGGAGAACATGGAACCTGACGTATTGGAGCAGATATTCGACGGAAGCATCGAACCAAGAGATATAAAGTTATCAGATTTACAGAGCATAACTAAAAATTTCTCCGAGGACCAAATAATTGGCAAGGGTGGATTTGGAACTGTTTACAAGGTAAACTTTACTTTTCGCAGAAAATATGGTTTGAACAACCTAGGTATATCTTTTTATTTGTTTCCACAAAACAGGAAAACAAAAGTACTGGAAAAATGTTTCATTGGTAGATGCAGAATTTTATCAAATTACCAATGTGTCCATGTGCTATACTGCCACGCCAAAAATACTTTGGAGTTTCATGTATGCTTGATTTTCACACTGTTGCATTGCATGTTCAAATATTTTCTGATGCGATCCAAGTTTAAACAGGGTGTCCTCCTTAATGGAGTAGTTGCAGTGAAGAGGATACACAACATGCATACAATAGATGAGAAGCTATTTCACCGGGAGGTTAACAGCCTATTGATGGTCaaccataaaaacatatttcgGTTTCTTGGCTTCTGTTCTCATACGGTACATAAACCATTCAAAAATGAAGGGTCAGGCGGATACATTTTGTTTGAGGATAGAGAAAGAATACTCTGTTTTGAGTACGTCAACAATGGAAGTCTTGAAAACTATATTGCAGGTACACTCTCGAATGTGATTAGTTCCTGTCAACTCTTGTGTTTCTTGTTAACTACTACTCTTCAGTAAAGGGCCACAGTATAAGGGGCTATATATATTTTTATGTTTAACAGTGCACAAATATATTTTTAGAGCAAATCACACATAAAGTTCACAAAATAAAGGTTGAAAAACCTCACGTTCTTCTGCCTTCTTTATTATGCAGATGAATTAAGAGGGCTCCAATGGGACACTCGTTATTCAATAATAAAAGGAATCTGCGAGGGTCTGCAGTATCTTCATATGGAAAAGAGTATTATGCATATGGATCTGAAGCCAGCAAACATACTAATAGATGATAACATGGTAGCGAAAATTACTGATTTTGGTTTGTCTAGAATGGTGGAAAACTCACAAACCAAAACTACAAACCGCTTTTTTACACTGTAAGCTATTTACCAAAACGATAAACATTTTCTTTACCTTTGCTACATTCCATTTTCTGTGTTCTATAATCAATATATTTTCATGCAGAGGATACAGCGCCCCAGAATACATAGACAGTGGCACCATGTCACCCAGCTATGATGTGTATAGCTTGGGCATCATAATAATCCAACTGGTGACAGGACACAGGAGTGTTACCAATAGTAATAACGTAAGTGTGTTTTACATTGTAGATGGTCTCTTTTTACAGATTTAGCCCAAATATTTCTATTGCTTATCATTATTAGGAGGTTTGGTATACCCCATATAAAGTTTATGGTTCAACGCAAAGATAAAAATGTACTCTTTCGATTAAGAAGGAACATATAGTCGGATGTTGATGGATATTTAGCTTCATGATAATCCACAGTTATTTTTTAGACAATAAGCACCTGATTTCGTGATGTTCAtttttcttctgtaaagtcggttCCCGACGTCTGGACCAGGCACCCCTTGTCCAAGACCTTGTTACTTCATGTATATTGTGACATATCTAATATATGCCAAATTTCAGATCTAATATCAACTTAGTTGGTTAACAACCGAACTTACTTTTTCAAGGGATTTTAAGATCCATAATTTTTTCTGAAAGGGTAAATAAGGTCAATAGTAATTGAGCACCCCATAATATTTTTTTGTGAAATAGGAATTACATTTCGGGTATACTTCTACTTAATTTGCATTCCATGCATTGGATGACATATTGAATTTTCATGGTGCTAAAGTTTAAAAGAGGCCGTCACTGCTTCGAGAACCGAGCTGACATGGTTTGTGTACCCTATGCTTATATGAATCGCCGGCATTATATAATTTGTCTTTATTATATATCAGCTTTCTCTGATGGCAGGTACTTAGAAAATGGAGGCACAGATTGCGTAAATCAGGCAAAGAAACACCATTTAGATACCAACAAATTGCAAAACTCCTCGAGATTGGGCTACTTGCCAGGAAAAGGACCCCTACAGGAGGCCTTTTATATCAGACATAATACATGTTATCAATGAATTGGAAAGCACAGATTGGCAAATCAGCAATGAGAACAAATCTACTGCAGAGCAGGTAAGCCCATGTGCCTCAGAACTTCATAACTTCAATAGTAGTAAGCTCATGTGCTCCTCAGGGAATTCTTGTTTTGTTTCAAAGTGGATCGTACATTGTAGGAGAGTACTCTTAGATATTTGGTTCATAATGTAGATGGATTCTTTCCGCTAAGCGTCCATATATGATACAGGAGCAAGTGGTAGTATACATGAAAAGAGTGTGCCTATTACACGAACCAATGTTTAATTTCCATCAATGTTAATCCAAACAGTTAATTAGAATAAAATCAGCCACCATTACCTTTTGCCTACTCTTAAAATTCTAGAAGCTTCAACCTTCATGAAAACAAATCATATGATATTGTAGGAGAAGTACAACTCATTTTTATAATGCATATTGTTTTGTTCTAGCAGATGAGTGCCTACTCGGAGGATGACATGCTTGGGATCGAGCCGCTCGAGCTACGCTTTCCGTTTGAGCTCAACACTAAGATACCACGCTCACTTGAGCTAACCAATGAGACAAATTCTTCTATTGCCTTCAGCATCAAAACGACAATCCCTCTACCATACTGTATAGAACCAAAGAAAGACATTGTTGCTCCGCAATCAAAGTATAGTGTCAACATAACATTACACCCAATAGACAAGGCACCGCAAGATACGCTTATTGGCGATTTCATCGTGCGGAGCACCAAAGTGAATGACAATCTTAAAAGTGAGGACATAAATGAAGATATATTCAACAGAGACGGGCCTAAATTAGTTGATGAGGTGAATCTGACAGTTACATATATGGCCGACGTACTCCCAAGTGGATGTGTCAATTGGGCCGTTAATTAGTTTAGACACGAGAAATCTGCATGGCCCAAATGAATCCAATGTACCGCTAACAGAGGCAGAATCCAAGGTGAGCATCAGTAACTTAATTGAACTTGTAAATAGTTTAATTTCCTTAATTATAATGAGATAGAATTGTTTAAGAATTTAGATCTAGTCAACTAGTGTATGACTATACATATACGCCAAATTAATTAACAGCTTACCATAAACCGTCCAAATATATGCTACTTTTGTTTTGTGGTTGACATTAAAAGCAGCATATGCTTAGTTTTGTATTGTATTTACTGTGTCTTGGCATTGGAGATGCCCTCCAGCGACCGACGTAAATGGatatcttcatgtgctacacgctcacaaagtcgtttcatgaaaaatccaCTTATCGTGTGACGTGTATAAAAAAATACGATGCTAAAAATAAGGCTTTTCACaagttttttttctcttttttacatagaccataaAAATTATCCTTTTGCGAACCTTGGCGGGCACACATATattgtggagatgtacatgtacaaTTTTTTCGGAGTCAAATTGAATTTCCGATATATCTAGACATTAATctgaatttagataaatctaagaCATCTTTGATGGATGGGTAGTTTATATGGTCACAGGTGATCGAATTTAATCAGTAAAGGCGAAGTGATGATTTTACTCCTCCGTGCCAGTTCATAGGGTTTGCGCATGTTCCTAGGTCGTAAATTTGACAATGATAATACAAGATATAtattacaaaatatatatcattagaaagctcacgtgttctactttctaatgatatattttttgtgttgtacaattaatattatgttGACCAAATTGAGAACCTAGGGATACGTGTAAGCCCTATGAACTGGGACGAAGGTAATATTTGGACCCAATTAATCCACGgctgtgttctttcttggcagccaaGCCCATGTACCTCAAACGAGCTGATCCAGTTTGACCTGCCCGAGCTACCGCATCAAATGTTTTACACTCCCGACCCCACCATGGACCCGCCGCCCAGAGCACTGGCACCAAGCGAGGTGAAGTACTGCAAGAAGGCGCTCAAGGCATTCGACAAAAAGCTCAAGCAGCCACTCGCCATCCACCGGGAGTATATAGACCTTACGGTATAGTCATCCTCTTATCCTCCTATTTGAGCTAGTCCGACTCGGTAATGCATGGCCAAATTATCACCAACCTTTTCTTT
Coding sequences within it:
- the LOC127325598 gene encoding probable receptor-like protein kinase At5g18500, which translates into the protein MEPDVLEQIFDGSIEPRDIKLSDLQSITKNFSEDQIIGKGGFGTVYKGVLLNGVVAVKRIHNMHTIDEKLFHREVNSLLMVNHKNIFRFLGFCSHTVHKPFKNEGSGGYILFEDRERILCFEYVNNGSLENYIADELRGLQWDTRYSIIKGICEGLQYLHMEKSIMHMDLKPANILIDDNMVAKITDFGLSRMVENSQTKTTNRFFTLGYSAPEYIDSGTMSPSYDVYSLGIIIIQLVTGHRSVTNSNNVSVFYIVDGLFLQI